The Pseudomonas nunensis genome includes the window GTCCTTGGCAACGAATAGAGGGCTTGTAAAACCATTGACCGCGCCCTATCGCCGTGGTGCCAAGAGATTCAGGCCAGCACCGCTACCGCTTTGATCTGCGCCCAGAGTGACTGGCCAGGATGAATGCCCAGTTGATCCCGGGAATAGCGGGTGATCCGTGCCAGCAGTGGTGTACCGCCAGCGTCGAGTCGGATCAGCACATGGGCGGCGTTGTCGGCGCCGAGCTCACTGATCACCGTCACCGGCAGGCGATTGAGGATGCTGCTTTGCTCGACGCTGTGCAGGCTCAAACTGACGTCTCGCGCCTGCACTTTGCAGCGCAGCGCCTGGCCTTCAGTCATTGGTGAATGGGGCACGCGCAGACTCAGGCCGGAATTCGGGAGTTGCAGGGTCAGCAGTTGATAAGCGCTGTCGTAGGCGCTGACGTGTCCTTCAATCACCACGCCAGCGTCGTCGCCCAGCGCCAGCGGCAGGTCGAGCCGGGCCAGGGTTTCGCCGATCGGGCCGCTGGCCAGAGCCTGGCCGTCGCTGAGCAGCACAATATGGTCGGCCAGTCGCGCCACTTCATCCTGGGAATGGCTGACGTACAGCACTGGAATGTCCAATTCATCGTGCAGCCGTTGCAGATACGGCAGGATCTCGTTTTTGCGCCGGCTATCCAGCGCCGCGAGCGGTTCGTCCATCAACAGCAGTTTCGGGCTGGTGAGCAACGCGCGGGCGATGCCGATGCGCTGGCGCTCGCCGCCGGACAGGTGTTGCGGATGCCGGCCGAGCAAATGGCCGATGCCCAGCAGTTCGGTGGCGTGGGCCATATCGACCCGACGCTGCTGTTTCGGGATGCGTTTGAGGCCGAATTCCAGGTTAGCCAGCACGGATAAATGCGGAAACAAGCTGGCCTCTTGAAACACATAACCGAGGGCACGTTTGTGCGGCGGGACGAAAATCTTCCGGCTGCTGTCCTGCCAGACTTCATCGTTAATCTGGATAAAGCCTTCGTCGGCTTTCTCCAATCCGGCAATACAACGCAGGCAAGTGGTCTTGCCCGAGCCGGAGTGGCCGAACAAAGCAGTCACGCCACGACCGGGCATTTGCAGGTCCACATCCAGGGCGAACCCCGAGTAACTCAGTTTCAGACGGGTTTGAATCATCGATCAGCTCCAGCCCGCTTTGGTTTTACGGCTGGAGTAGAGCGCCAGCAACACCAGGAAAGAGAACACCAACATTGCCCCGGCCAGCCAGTGGGCCTGGGCATATTCCATGGCTTCGACGTGATCGTAGATCTGCACCGACACCACGCGGGTCTTGTCCGGGATGTTGCCACCGATCATCAGCACCACGCCGAACTCGCCGACCGTATGCGCGAAGCCGAGAATCGCGGCGGTGATGAAGCCGGGACGGGCCAGGGGCAGGATCACGCTGAAAAACGTGTCCCAGGGATTGGCGCGCAACGTCGCGGCGACTTCCAATGGGCGAGTCCCGATGGCGGAAAAAGCGTTTTGCAGCGGCTGCACCACGAACGGCATCGAATAGAGCACCGAGCCGATGACCAACCCCGCAAAACTGAAGGTGAGGGTGCCGAACCCCAGTGATTGGGTGAACTGGCCGACGAAGCCGTGAGGCCCGAGCGCCAGTAATAAATAGAAGCCAATCACCGTGGGCGGCAACACCAGCGGCAGGGCCACAATCGCACCGACCGGGCCGCGCAGCCAGGAGCGGGTGCGCGACAGCCATAACGCAATCGGAGTGCCGATCACCAACAGAATGATGGTCGTCAGGGACGCCAGTTTCAGGGTCAGCCAGATGGCGGAAAAATCGGCACTCGTCAGCGTCATTTAGAGTTGGTAACCGTAGGACTTGATGACTGCAGCGGCTTTCGGACCTTTCAGGTATTCAACCAGCGCCTTGGCGGCCGGGTTGTCTTTGCCTTTATTGAGGATCACCGCGTCTTGTTTGATCGGGTCGTGCAGGCTCGCCGGAACGATCCAGGCCGAACCGCTGGTGACTTTGCCGTCTTTGTAGATCTGCGACAAGGCTACGAAGCCCAATTCAGCGTTGCCAGTGGAAACGAACTGGTAGGCCTGAGTGATGTTCTGGCCTTCAACGATCTTGTCCTTGACCTTGTCGGTCAGGCCTTCTTTAGCCAGTACCTGGGTCGCAGCCAAGCCATACGGTGCGGCTTTCGGGTTGGCGATTGACAGGTGCTGGTATTCGTTTTTCTTCAGTACTTCGCCTTTGGCATCGACATAACCTTCCTTGGCCGACCACAGCGCCAGGGTGCCGATGGCGTAGGTGAAGCGCGAGCCCTTGACGGTGTCGCCTTCGGTTTCGAGTTTTTGCGGGGTGGTGTCGTCCGCCGAGAGGAACACTTCGAACGGCGCGCCATTCTTGATCTGGGTGTAGAACTGACCGGTCGCGCCATAGGCCGCTACCAGTTTATGCCCGGTGTCTTTTTCGAAATCAGCGGCGATCGCCTGGATCGGCGCGGTGAAGTTGGCGGCGACAGCCACCTGGACTTCATCCGCCTGGGCCGAGCCGAAAGCGAAGACAGCGAGCAGGCTCGCCAGGCAAGTAGGGGCAAAATGTGAGGCACGAATGGTCATGGAACGGCTCCGTGGTAGGCAAGTGCAGTGGGCAGTTTTTATAGGGGTGAACTGCGCCGATGCGAGGGGTGAAACGCTATATATCGGAATATATAGCGAAATGCCTGTAAACGGAACTTGTTGGTATTGCGCGGGATTTGATTGGCGCTGATAACCCTGTGGGAGCGGGCTTGCTCGCGAAGGCGGTGGGTCAGGCGACATTAATGTTGAATGCGCCGGCCTCTTCGCGAGCAAGCCCGCTCCCACAGGGGTTTATGGTGTTCTCAGGTTAGCGGCGAATCAGTTTGGCCAAAGCCTCTTCGGCCAGGCGCCGGGTCAGTTCCGCCGTGGGCAACTCAACGCCCAACCTGAATGCCTGCCCGGCCCACAGGTTGGCAAAATCCGCCGGATCCTTGGCTCGCAGCGGCATCAATGCACCGCCAGCCAAAGGGAAGGCGGGGGCTTTATCGCTCATTGGCCCTATCTCTCGCATCACCCGATTCAGCAACCCCCGCGCCGGGCGCCCGGTGAAGAGATTAGTGACCGCGGTTTCGCTTTCCTTGGCGGTGCGCAAGGCCTTGTGGTGCGCCGCGCTGATCTTGGCTTCCGGCGTGAACAAATATGCCGTCCCCACTTGCACCGCCGAGGCGCCCAGATGGAACGCGGCGGCAATCCCGCGCGCGTCCGTGATTCCGCCAGCAGCAATCACCGGCACTTTCACGGCATCGACGATTTGCGGCACCAGTGCGAACGTTCCCACTTGGCTGGTCAGATCATTACTGAGAAACATCCCGCGATGACCACCGGCCTCATAACCCATGGCGATGATCGCGTCGCAGCCGCGCTGCTCCAGCCACACCGCCTCATCAACGGTCGTAGCCGACGACAGGATTTTCGCTCCGGTAGCTTTCACTCGATCCAGCAGGGATTTCTCCGGCAGGCCGAAGTGGAAACTCACGACCTCGGGGCGAAATTCTTCAATCAGGGCACAAGCGGTTTCGTCGAACGGCGCGCGATTGGACACCGGCGTCGGTGCGTCGAAATCAGCGCCCAGTTCACGGTAGTAAGGCTCCAGCAGATTCTTCCAGTCCCGGGCTTTTTGCTCGTCGGGTGCTGGCGGTTGATGGCAGAAAAAATTGACGTTGAACGGCCGCTGGCTGTGCTGGCGGATGGTTTTCAGCTCTTCGCGCAACTGCTCGATGCTCAACAGCGCGGCGGGCAATGAGCCCAGGCCGCCGGCGTTACTCGCCGCAATCACCATGGCTGAATCGTGGGCGCCAGCCATTGGCGCCTGGATGATCGGCAGTTCGATCCCGAGCAGATCAAGAATGCGGGTGTCTGGCCATTGGCTCATTTGAAGCTTCTCCGACATCGACGGTATTGCCCGTTTTGTATCAGCTACGAGGAGGGCAGGCCAGTCGGTTTTTCTGAACGGTCCGGGTCGGTTTTTCAGAATGGACCGACGCCGGTGTTTATGCCGTTGGCAGCCAGGGCGCCGCGAGTGCCAGCGCACCATGGCCGCCACGCCGGACGCAGGCCAACACCTGCACCCACGTCAGTTCGGTCAGGCGAACCTGGGAAGCCGGGACCACGCGGACTTCGCCCGACGTACCGCCCGCCGGGCCTGCATCGAGGATAAACACCGAATACCACGCCTGCTGCTGTTCAAGCACCAGGCAAAACAACCAGCCATCGTCTTCATTGATCAGCCCGACCTTCGCGCCTTCGGCATTTTCCAGGCCAGCCAGGTGCGCTGTCGCATCCTTGAGCAGGGCATAGCCAGGCACCTTGCCGAGCACGTTGTCTTCCAGCGCATTGAACAGTGAGGTGCCCAACCGCGTCTTGGCCAGAAGCCCGGCGAAAAAACAGATCAACACCAGCACCACCAATGCCACGAGGGTGAACGCCGTCACCCCGGCGACGCTGTACTCGGCGAACATCGGCAGCAGTTTGTGAATCGGTTCGCGCAGCAGGTGCACGCCTTTTTCCAGCAGCAAAAACACCAGCACCAACGGCAGGATAAACAGCAGCCCACCGGCCACGGTGGTTTTGATAAAACGAAACATGGCAGCCCCTTTAAGCGGTCATTCAAACGGCATTCAACGACGATGGAATCCGCCGCCACCCCCTCCGCCAAACGAGCGATTCATGACCTGGGAGGAGTTGTGATAGTTGTTGAAGCGTTCATTGCCCGAAGAGCGCGCCGCCGATTCGCGGTTGAGATTCTGCAACTGGCGTTGTTCGCCGGGTTGACCCTTGTCGCGTTGCCCTTGACCATCGATTGCCAGCCGTCGTCGGTCTTTTTGTAGACGTTGCCGTCATGCCCGGCGTAGACGTTGTCACCCACTTTCGCGGCGCCACTGTTGCGTCCGCGAATGGCGCCGTACTGGGTGGTTTTGTCGGTGTTGGGGTTGTAGACCGCACCGCGATTGGCGGTGACTTGAGTGCCGTTGCGCACGTTGCCCGCTGTGACTTTGCCACCGGCAATCGCTGCGCCGCCAGGCCCGACGATCTCGCCGCTGCGCCCGGCAGCGTAGTTGCCGGTGTAGACGTTGTGCACCGCGCCGCGCTGCCCGGCCGTGGCGATACCGGTGCGCGAGTTGTAGGAAGAGCCGACCTGACCAGCCCAGCGGTTGCCGGTCCAGGCGTTGTAGCCCGCGCCGTAACGGCTGACCGAAGCACGATCACCCCATTGACGATAGATGTTGCCGGTGCTGCCCGCCCAGCCGCCAGGACCCCAGGCCACCGCACCGCCGTGATAACCGTAGGCCGCGCCACCCCACGGCATCGGTGCCGGGTAAAGGTGCGGGCCCCAGGCGTAACCCCAACCGTAATTGCCCCACCAAGGGTAGGCGCCCCAGCCCCAGCCCATGGCCACGGTGCTGCCGCCCCAACTCCAGCCAAAACCGAAACCGAAGGTCCAGCCGGTCCACGGGGTATAGCGAATCGCGACGCCAAAACCGTAGGTCACTGGCGGGCCGTACCAGACAGTGCCGACCCATGGCGTATACGGGTAACCGGTGCCATAAACCACCACGCCACTGGCCGGGTCCACCGTGGAACCCTGATACCCCGGCGTATACCCCACGACCACCGTATCGCCGTTGGCCTCATAGACTTTCACGTAGGTGATGTAGTGCATCGGCGAGCTCGGCGGAATCGAGTAAATCACCGCCGGCACCGAAGTCGCGACCGACCACGGGCCCTGGACCGATGTGGCGTTGAACCAGATACCGTTCTCCACCGCATACCAACTCTTGGCATCGACCATGATGATGGGTGTCGGAGTGTTCACCACGTATTGCAGCGGCGTACCGCTGATAGCCTTGAGCTGCGGTTGGCCGTCGAACTGCGGCGCGGTCATTTTTACTTGGCTTTTCTTGATGGCCGAGGTCTGCGGGATCGTCGCTGCAATCGCCGCTTCACGAGCCTGTGGCGTCCCGGCCACCGAAGCCTTGACGTTCTCTTTCGCACTGTCATCCGGGATGTTGGCGAAGTCGGCCGGCAATTTGTCCGCCGAGGCGAAGGTCCACGGGCCTTTCATGTCCGTCGCTTTGAACCAGCGCCCGGAGATCAGCACATAGCTGTCCTGGTCGCCAATTTCCTTGAAGATGTGCCCGGTGGTGTTGGTCACGTAGAGCAATTGAGTGCCCTGGATCGGCTGCCATTGCGGCGCGCCATCGGTGACGATCAACTCGGTGGGCGTCGTTGCAACATGGATCTGTGGGATCGGTGGCTTGGCCAGTGTAGGAATTTTGTCCTTCGGATCACTCTGGCCGGTCAGCAAATCAACCTGACGACTCTGGATCGCGGCTTTCTTGGCTTTTTCCAGATCGGCTGACGGCGAGGGCAGCGGTGCATAGGGGCCGTCGAGCTGATCGGCGGCCATCCAGCCGTCGAACACATGCAGGTAATGTTTGCCCTGGGCATCCTTCAGCAGCAACGGCCGGGTGTTGATCACCCGCTGCAGCGCTGTGCCGTCCACCGGCCGGTAAGCCGGCTCGCCATCGATGTACACCAGCAGCGCTGGGACATCGGAGGTGATGATGCTCGGCGGGGTGTTTTCGATCGGGTCGCTGCTGGATTTCTGCTCGGCCGCGAGTACGCCGACGGCGGCTTCGAGCTGGTCCAGGGAAATGGTTTTCTTGCGGTTCGCCGCGTCTTTTTTCAGGGCGGCGACCCAGGCGTCGGACTGCGCGGCACTCGACGGAAAATCTGCTTTGATCAGAGTGTATTGATCGAGCGCCACCCAACGCGTGGCTTTATCCACGAGGGTATGGGCGCTGAACTGGACGATGCCATAAGTGGATTTTCCATCGGCCCCGGTGGCCTCGACCGCCGCCCGGGCCTGAAGGGTATAACCGTCCCAACTGTCGAGTTGCGGCTGATAGATCGTCAGTTTGGTATCACCGGCGGTCAGGACTTGCGGCCAGGTCGGGCTCGCTGCCGCTTGAGCCGCAGGGGCTTTCGATGCTTGGGGCTGTGCAGCCTGGGCGCCACTGAACGCCAGCAAACAGAGCATCAGCAAAACGGTAAACGAGCGAAGGTAAGGCATTGTCAGCTCCATCGACAGGGCGGTTTTTTCAGGTAATTCAAGGCCGCGAAAAAAGCATAGCCTCCGGTTTTGGAAACGCTCGGTGGATTTGGCGATTGGATGAAAGTCGGGTACGGCAATGTGTTGCATTGTGTTATTTCAATGTCACCAACTTCAGCGAACCCATTGGGAGAGAGCAATGTTCAAGGGCATTTTGATCGACAAAGACGACAGCGGTTACCGGGCCACACTGCAAGAGATCAATGACGATCAACTGCCCGAAGGCGATGTGACGGTGCGCGTGGCGTACAGCACGCTGAATTTCAAGGATGGCCTGGCGATCACCGGCAGCAGCCCGGTGGTGCGAAAATTCCCCATGGTGCCGGGGATCGATCTGGCAGGCAGCGTTGAAGTCAGCGGGAATCCGGACTACAAGGTCGGTGACCTTGTCGTACTTAATGGCTGGGGCGTGGGCGAAGGGCATTGGGGCGGACTGGCGCAGAAAGCACGGCTCAATGGCGACTGGCTGATTCCTCTGCCGAAGGCGTTCACCACGGCGCAAGCCATGGCCATCGGCACGGCCGGTTACACGGCGATGCTCTGCATCCTGGCGTTGGAACACAATGGCGTCACGCCGGATCAGGGCGAAGTGCTGGTGACCGGCGCCAACGGCGGGGTCGGCAGCTTTGCCATCACGCTGTTAAGCAAACTCGGCTACCGGGTGGTGGCGTCGACCGGACGCACCTCGGAGCACGACTACCTTAAACAGTTGGGCGCCAGCGATATCATCGACCGCGCCACGCTGTCCGAACCCGGCAAACCGTTGGCCAAGGAACGTTGGGCAGCGGTGATCGATTCGGTCGGCAGTCACACCCTGGCCAACGCCTGCGCCAGCACCAAGGCCAACGGCACGGTTGCAGCGTGTGGCCTGGCGCAAGGCATGGACTTTCCGGCGTCCGTTGCGCCGTTCATTTTGCGCGGCGTGACCCTCGCCGGAATCAATAGCGTGACTCAGCCGAAAGCCAAGCGCGTGCAGGCCTGGAATCGCCTCGCCGAGGATCTCGACTTTGCCTTGCTGCCGCTGATCAGCCACGAAATCGGCTTGAGCGAAGCCATCGAAGCCGCACCGCGCTTGCTCGCGGGTCAGCTACGGGGCAGGGTTGTCGTCGACGTCAATCGCTGAAGGGAGGCGTCGTTGCGGCTCGAAAGGGCCGCGATGGTGGCAACGGCACTCGCTAAGGCTGGTTTTCCCGCTCCAGCAGTTGCCGCTTGCGCTCCACACCCCAACGATAACCCGACAGGTTGCCGTCGCTGCGCACCACCCGGTGGCAGGGAATTGCCACGGCCAGGCTGTTCGCGCCACAGGCCTGGGCCACGGCGCGCACGGCTTTCGGCGAACCGATGCGCTGGGCGATATCGGCGTAACTGGCAGTGGCGCCGGCAGGAATTTCCCGCAGGGCTTGCCAGACGCGCTCCTGAAAAGCGGTGCCGCGCACATCCAGAGGCAAGTCCAGGCCGATGGCGGGCGCCTCGATAAAGCCGACGACTTGGGCGATCAATTGCTCGAACCCGTGATCAGCACCGATCAGATTCGCGCGACGAAACTTGTCCTGCAGATCGCACACCAGTTGGTGTGGATCGTCCCCCAACAGAATCGCGCAGATACCCCGTTCACTTTGTGCTACCAGGATCGCCCCAAGGGAGCATTGGCCGACCGCAAAGCGGATGTCGTTGTTCTGGCCTTCGGCGCGGTAATCACCGGGCTTCATGCCCAATAGCTGATCGGCCGCCTCGTAGAATCGGCTGTTCGAATTGAAACCCGCGCCATACAGCGCGTCGGTCACCGAACCGCCGACGCTCAAGCGCTCGCGAACCTTGCGTGAGCGGTGTGCGCTGGCGTAGCCCTTGGGCGTCAGGCCAGTGACGGCTTTGAACACACGATGGAAGTGAAAGCTGCTGAGGCCCGCCGCCTCGGCCAGTTCACCCAGCGCCGGCAAGTTCTCGGCGGATTCGATCTGACGGCAAGCAGCCGCCACGGTCGCGGCATGCTGGGCGGCCACAGCGCTTTGATCCTTCGCCGCCCGTTTGCTCGGGCGATAACCCGCTGCCTGCGCCTGTTCGGCAGTATCGAAGAATTCGACGTTCTGCGGTTTCGGCAAGCGCGCCAGGCTGCTGGGGCGGCAATAGATGCCGGTGGTTTTCACCGCGTAGACGAACTGCCCGTCAGCCTTGGGATCGCGGGCGACTACTGCGGCCCAGCGTGGGTCGTTCTCGGTCGCGATGTGGGTCGAAGGGGTGGTCATGGCTTCAGGTCCGTTGACGGGTTTCATACAGATTAAGCAGTCGGCGGGAACGCAACACTCCGGGTCTTGCGGTCAAATTCAACCCGCGCTACGAAACGTGAAATTGATCCGCTGTTCGCCCAGTCGCGGGTGCTGGCCGTCCTTGATTGGCAAGACGCCGTGGTAACGCAAGCGATCAACGCCGCCCCAGACCACGATGTCCCCATGAAACAGCGGCACACGCTGGCTCTTGTCGCTGCGTTCGAAGCCGCCAAACAAAAACATCGCCGGCAAACCCAAGGACACCGAAACGATCGGCGCTGCGTAGGAACCTTCGTCTTTGTCCTGATGCAATGACATCTTGGCGCCTGGGATATAGCGGTTGATCAGGCAGGAATCCGGCACGAAGTCGGCAAATCCTGCTTCCCGCGCCGCCGCTTGCGCCAGCTCGAAAAACACCTCGGGCATCGCCGGCCAGGGTTGCCCGGTTTGCGGATCGTTGCGGGTGTAACGATAGCCGCTGCGGTCCGTGGTCCAGCCCAGCGTGCCGCAACTGCTCAGGCCCACCGACATGGTGAAACCGCCGGGCGTGACCATTTGCCGAAACGGCGCGGCCAGTAGAACGGCTTCCAGCGCCGGTAGCAATCGGTCGATCAGGGGCAGGGCAAAGCCCCGGAGCACGTAGGACTGTTCGCCGATCTGTTCGCGCCGGGGCGGCTGTTCGGGCTCGCTGTCGGCGAACAAATCGAGGGTGGTCGGGTTCATGGGTTCATAGCGCATCGTGAAAGATGATTCCAAGGGTATGCCGTTTGCCACTGTGCAGGCGACTGACGCC containing:
- the ada gene encoding bifunctional DNA-binding transcriptional regulator/O6-methylguanine-DNA methyltransferase Ada; the protein is MTTPSTHIATENDPRWAAVVARDPKADGQFVYAVKTTGIYCRPSSLARLPKPQNVEFFDTAEQAQAAGYRPSKRAAKDQSAVAAQHAATVAAACRQIESAENLPALGELAEAAGLSSFHFHRVFKAVTGLTPKGYASAHRSRKVRERLSVGGSVTDALYGAGFNSNSRFYEAADQLLGMKPGDYRAEGQNNDIRFAVGQCSLGAILVAQSERGICAILLGDDPHQLVCDLQDKFRRANLIGADHGFEQLIAQVVGFIEAPAIGLDLPLDVRGTAFQERVWQALREIPAGATASYADIAQRIGSPKAVRAVAQACGANSLAVAIPCHRVVRSDGNLSGYRWGVERKRQLLERENQP
- a CDS encoding NAD(P)H-dependent flavin oxidoreductase; this encodes MSQWPDTRILDLLGIELPIIQAPMAGAHDSAMVIAASNAGGLGSLPAALLSIEQLREELKTIRQHSQRPFNVNFFCHQPPAPDEQKARDWKNLLEPYYRELGADFDAPTPVSNRAPFDETACALIEEFRPEVVSFHFGLPEKSLLDRVKATGAKILSSATTVDEAVWLEQRGCDAIIAMGYEAGGHRGMFLSNDLTSQVGTFALVPQIVDAVKVPVIAAGGITDARGIAAAFHLGASAVQVGTAYLFTPEAKISAAHHKALRTAKESETAVTNLFTGRPARGLLNRVMREIGPMSDKAPAFPLAGGALMPLRAKDPADFANLWAGQAFRLGVELPTAELTRRLAEEALAKLIRR
- the modB gene encoding molybdate ABC transporter permease subunit, which produces MTLTSADFSAIWLTLKLASLTTIILLVIGTPIALWLSRTRSWLRGPVGAIVALPLVLPPTVIGFYLLLALGPHGFVGQFTQSLGFGTLTFSFAGLVIGSVLYSMPFVVQPLQNAFSAIGTRPLEVAATLRANPWDTFFSVILPLARPGFITAAILGFAHTVGEFGVVLMIGGNIPDKTRVVSVQIYDHVEAMEYAQAHWLAGAMLVFSFLVLLALYSSRKTKAGWS
- the modC gene encoding molybdenum ABC transporter ATP-binding protein, translating into MIQTRLKLSYSGFALDVDLQMPGRGVTALFGHSGSGKTTCLRCIAGLEKADEGFIQINDEVWQDSSRKIFVPPHKRALGYVFQEASLFPHLSVLANLEFGLKRIPKQQRRVDMAHATELLGIGHLLGRHPQHLSGGERQRIGIARALLTSPKLLLMDEPLAALDSRRKNEILPYLQRLHDELDIPVLYVSHSQDEVARLADHIVLLSDGQALASGPIGETLARLDLPLALGDDAGVVIEGHVSAYDSAYQLLTLQLPNSGLSLRVPHSPMTEGQALRCKVQARDVSLSLHSVEQSSILNRLPVTVISELGADNAAHVLIRLDAGGTPLLARITRYSRDQLGIHPGQSLWAQIKAVAVLA
- a CDS encoding MDR family oxidoreductase, with the protein product MFKGILIDKDDSGYRATLQEINDDQLPEGDVTVRVAYSTLNFKDGLAITGSSPVVRKFPMVPGIDLAGSVEVSGNPDYKVGDLVVLNGWGVGEGHWGGLAQKARLNGDWLIPLPKAFTTAQAMAIGTAGYTAMLCILALEHNGVTPDQGEVLVTGANGGVGSFAITLLSKLGYRVVASTGRTSEHDYLKQLGASDIIDRATLSEPGKPLAKERWAAVIDSVGSHTLANACASTKANGTVAACGLAQGMDFPASVAPFILRGVTLAGINSVTQPKAKRVQAWNRLAEDLDFALLPLISHEIGLSEAIEAAPRLLAGQLRGRVVVDVNR
- the alkB gene encoding DNA oxidative demethylase AlkB, which translates into the protein MRYEPMNPTTLDLFADSEPEQPPRREQIGEQSYVLRGFALPLIDRLLPALEAVLLAAPFRQMVTPGGFTMSVGLSSCGTLGWTTDRSGYRYTRNDPQTGQPWPAMPEVFFELAQAAAREAGFADFVPDSCLINRYIPGAKMSLHQDKDEGSYAAPIVSVSLGLPAMFLFGGFERSDKSQRVPLFHGDIVVWGGVDRLRYHGVLPIKDGQHPRLGEQRINFTFRSAG
- the modA gene encoding molybdate ABC transporter substrate-binding protein, producing MTIRASHFAPTCLASLLAVFAFGSAQADEVQVAVAANFTAPIQAIAADFEKDTGHKLVAAYGATGQFYTQIKNGAPFEVFLSADDTTPQKLETEGDTVKGSRFTYAIGTLALWSAKEGYVDAKGEVLKKNEYQHLSIANPKAAPYGLAATQVLAKEGLTDKVKDKIVEGQNITQAYQFVSTGNAELGFVALSQIYKDGKVTSGSAWIVPASLHDPIKQDAVILNKGKDNPAAKALVEYLKGPKAAAVIKSYGYQL
- a CDS encoding autotransporter: MPYLRSFTVLLMLCLLAFSGAQAAQPQASKAPAAQAAASPTWPQVLTAGDTKLTIYQPQLDSWDGYTLQARAAVEATGADGKSTYGIVQFSAHTLVDKATRWVALDQYTLIKADFPSSAAQSDAWVAALKKDAANRKKTISLDQLEAAVGVLAAEQKSSSDPIENTPPSIITSDVPALLVYIDGEPAYRPVDGTALQRVINTRPLLLKDAQGKHYLHVFDGWMAADQLDGPYAPLPSPSADLEKAKKAAIQSRQVDLLTGQSDPKDKIPTLAKPPIPQIHVATTPTELIVTDGAPQWQPIQGTQLLYVTNTTGHIFKEIGDQDSYVLISGRWFKATDMKGPWTFASADKLPADFANIPDDSAKENVKASVAGTPQAREAAIAATIPQTSAIKKSQVKMTAPQFDGQPQLKAISGTPLQYVVNTPTPIIMVDAKSWYAVENGIWFNATSVQGPWSVATSVPAVIYSIPPSSPMHYITYVKVYEANGDTVVVGYTPGYQGSTVDPASGVVVYGTGYPYTPWVGTVWYGPPVTYGFGVAIRYTPWTGWTFGFGFGWSWGGSTVAMGWGWGAYPWWGNYGWGYAWGPHLYPAPMPWGGAAYGYHGGAVAWGPGGWAGSTGNIYRQWGDRASVSRYGAGYNAWTGNRWAGQVGSSYNSRTGIATAGQRGAVHNVYTGNYAAGRSGEIVGPGGAAIAGGKVTAGNVRNGTQVTANRGAVYNPNTDKTTQYGAIRGRNSGAAKVGDNVYAGHDGNVYKKTDDGWQSMVKGNATRVNPANNASCRISTANRRRALRAMNASTTITTPPRS